A genomic region of Chryseobacterium sp. KACC 21268 contains the following coding sequences:
- a CDS encoding GNAT family N-acetyltransferase: protein MKTILKTERLSLRPISENDIENIFELQSLEQTSKFNTSKSPSDINETKINVEKWIAENNKENIKHFTFAVELIDDEKFIGLIGLRLGKEHYKNAEVWFQFDYRFWNKGYATESLRKMIDFGFETLKLHRIEAGCAVDNIGSFSVLEKVGMLREAHTRQLLPLKSGWSDNYGYAILSTDERK from the coding sequence ATGAAAACTATTTTAAAAACTGAAAGATTAAGTTTAAGACCGATTTCTGAAAACGACATTGAAAATATATTTGAACTACAATCTTTAGAGCAAACTTCCAAATTCAATACTTCGAAATCCCCGAGTGACATTAATGAAACCAAAATCAATGTTGAAAAATGGATTGCGGAAAATAATAAAGAAAATATCAAGCATTTTACATTTGCCGTCGAATTGATTGATGATGAAAAATTCATCGGATTAATTGGATTGCGTCTGGGAAAAGAGCATTACAAGAATGCAGAAGTTTGGTTTCAATTTGATTACAGATTTTGGAACAAAGGTTACGCGACGGAAAGCTTAAGAAAAATGATTGACTTTGGCTTCGAAACCTTGAAGTTGCACAGAATTGAAGCCGGTTGTGCAGTTGATAATATTGGTTCTTTCAGCGTTTTAGAAAAAGTGGGGATGTTGAGAGAAGCGCATACGAGACAATTGTTACCTTTAAAATCTGGTTGGTCAGATAATTATGGATATGCGATTTTATCAACTGATGAGAGGAAATAA
- the prmA gene encoding 50S ribosomal protein L11 methyltransferase, whose translation MAVYLEFNFKIKPLQPWNEILMAELIEIGFDSFTEEYDGILGYIQKDLFKEEELKNIYLLQNDEVEISYTYEEMPNINWNEEWEKNFSPINVEDKVLIRAEFHDSDPNMHEIVIQPKMSFGTGHHPTTHLMIQQMLDMDLADKKVLDMGCGTSVLAIFAKQKGAGRTVAIDIDEWSVENSKENAVRNNVELDIELGTADNLGKEKFEIILANINRNILISDIPTYVSVLEDGGKLLLSGLCFFDVDDILEVCKEQNLKLEKKIQREEWVSLLLSK comes from the coding sequence ATGGCAGTTTACCTGGAATTCAATTTTAAAATAAAACCTCTCCAACCTTGGAACGAAATATTGATGGCAGAACTGATAGAAATCGGTTTTGACAGCTTCACAGAAGAATATGACGGCATCCTTGGTTATATCCAAAAAGACCTTTTCAAAGAAGAAGAATTAAAAAATATCTATCTCCTTCAAAATGATGAGGTCGAGATTTCTTACACCTACGAAGAAATGCCGAACATCAATTGGAACGAGGAGTGGGAAAAGAATTTCTCACCTATCAATGTAGAAGATAAAGTCCTTATTCGCGCAGAATTCCACGACTCGGACCCGAATATGCACGAGATTGTGATTCAGCCGAAAATGTCTTTCGGAACCGGGCATCATCCTACGACGCATCTGATGATTCAGCAAATGTTGGATATGGATTTGGCGGACAAAAAAGTGCTTGATATGGGTTGCGGAACCTCGGTGTTGGCCATTTTCGCAAAACAAAAAGGAGCGGGCAGAACCGTTGCCATCGACATCGATGAATGGTCTGTGGAAAATTCCAAAGAAAATGCAGTACGTAATAACGTAGAATTGGACATCGAACTAGGAACAGCCGACAATCTTGGGAAAGAAAAATTCGAAATCATCTTGGCAAACATCAACAGAAATATTTTGATTTCTGACATTCCGACTTACGTTTCCGTTTTGGAAGACGGCGGGAAACTGCTGTTGTCAGGACTTTGCTTCTTCGATGTGGACGATATTCTGGAAGTTTGCAAAGAGCAAAACCTGAAGCTTGAAAAGAAAATCCAGAGAGAAGAGTGGGTTTCTTTGTTGTTGAGTAAATAA